In Embleya scabrispora, the DNA window GTGCGTTGGGGGCTTGTGATGGTGTCGAAGGGGCGTGGCGTGCCTACACGGTGGACTTCGCCACCGGGCGGTGCGGGTCCGGCGGGGTCGGAGGCCGCTTCGTCGGGGCCGCCGTGGTCGGCTCGTCGATGGCGCGGCTCGCCTGCCACAGTCGTCGGGCGGACCACACCGTCGCCGTCACCAGCAGGGTGTTGCGGGCGGTCAGGGCCAGGACCGCGTGCGGCTCGCCGCGGAGGAGTTCGCCGAACCAGATCGGGAATTCCAGGGTGGTCAGCGGCGTCGCGCACAGCAGCAGTAGGGCCGGCGGGCGCTGGGTGGTGTCCGGCCGCAACAGACACACCGCCGCCAGGCCGATCAGCCACACCAGATATTGCGGGCTGATCACCCGGCTCGTCGTCACGAAGATCAACATCGCGCACAGCGCCGCGTCGGGCGCCGTGGTCGCGGTGAACCGGCGGGCCCGCACCCGCCACAGCAGCAGCCAGCCGAAGCCGAGCACGCTCGCCAGGAGGCTGAGTCGGCCGACCGCGGTGATGTAGGGGCCGTGGAATTCGAGCGATCCGTAGCTCTCCCGGACCTGCCCGCTCCACCCGCACCACGAGGCGAGGTGGAACGGCACGGCGAACACCGACTCCACCTCGATGCCGCGTTCGCGCTGGTAGCCCAGGAACGCGAAGGCCCCCGGCAGCGCGGCGGCGAAGCCGAGCACCACCACCGCGGCGCCGAGCAGGGTCCACGCGTACACCCGGGCCGGCCCGCGCCGCCCGCGCAGCCCCACGAAGATCAGCGCCGGCCACAGCTTTATCGCCGTCGCGAAGCCCGCCAGCAGCCCCGCGAACCGGTGCCGGTCGGCGCGCCGACCCGTGATCAGGATCAGCGCCGCCACCGTCGGCGCGGTCACCGCGAGGTCGTACCGGGCCAGGATCATCGGCCCCAGCAGCGGCACCGCCACCACCCACAACGCCGCGCCGTACGGCGGGACCCCGCGCGGGATGCCCCGGGCCAGCAACCACACCACCGCCGCGTCGGCGACGAGCATCAGCACGTACACCGACGTCGCGTAGTCGAACGGCAGCAGCCCGGGCAGCAGCAACACCCCGGCCGCGCCCGGCGGGTACTGCCAGCGCACGTCGTCCACCGGAAAGGTCCCCGAGCGCAACACGTGGAACCACTCGCGGTAGATCGCCCGTGCGTCACCG includes these proteins:
- a CDS encoding glycosyltransferase family 87 protein, with the translated sequence MSLPSWHHARNPFRTPSGALWAVVLVWAATRAVLLLTAMEVVPNPWPFVTGDARAIYREWFHVLRSGTFPVDDVRWQYPPGAAGVLLLPGLLPFDYATSVYVLMLVADAAVVWLLARGIPRGVPPYGAALWVVAVPLLGPMILARYDLAVTAPTVAALILITGRRADRHRFAGLLAGFATAIKLWPALIFVGLRGRRGPARVYAWTLLGAAVVVLGFAAALPGAFAFLGYQRERGIEVESVFAVPFHLASWCGWSGQVRESYGSLEFHGPYITAVGRLSLLASVLGFGWLLLWRVRARRFTATTAPDAALCAMLIFVTTSRVISPQYLVWLIGLAAVCLLRPDTTQRPPALLLLCATPLTTLEFPIWFGELLRGEPHAVLALTARNTLLVTATVWSARRLWQASRAIDEPTTAAPTKRPPTPPDPHRPVAKSTV